In Methylomonas sp. ZR1, one DNA window encodes the following:
- a CDS encoding peptidoglycan-binding protein produces the protein MAFSRPLKFQLPMLRGRDVLEVQTRLKSLQINGVGQPDGLFGAKTSAAVVAYQSSHGLDSDGIVGPLTWSSLFQDDSSPNMQRPAANDAGSTVIGQDLLDELKTRHAYQDSVSWQLTDQGLLVGSDDTPIGTGGEPKTVGKVWSQYGSALTHWSTELKVPVELIIATICTESSGNQNAVREEPGFIDEVRTPHKISPGLMQTLISTARAALNKDDIDKAWLLVPSNSIQAGTAYIAGQWKQTHFDPPKVACAYNAGGIYRNDSARNRWKMRQYPIGSAEHADRFVKWFNDCFVFFESNGGAPECSFFNALRK, from the coding sequence ATGGCATTCAGTCGCCCACTTAAATTTCAACTGCCTATGCTGCGCGGCCGCGATGTGTTGGAAGTACAGACGCGCTTAAAAAGCCTGCAAATAAACGGTGTCGGCCAGCCCGACGGATTATTCGGTGCCAAAACCTCCGCAGCCGTGGTGGCGTATCAAAGCAGCCACGGCTTGGACAGCGACGGCATCGTCGGCCCGCTAACCTGGAGCAGTTTGTTCCAGGACGATAGTTCTCCGAATATGCAACGTCCCGCCGCTAACGATGCCGGCAGCACGGTTATCGGCCAAGATTTACTCGACGAGTTAAAAACCCGGCATGCTTATCAGGACAGCGTGTCCTGGCAATTGACCGATCAAGGGTTATTGGTAGGCAGCGACGATACCCCAATAGGCACCGGCGGCGAGCCGAAAACGGTAGGCAAAGTGTGGAGCCAGTACGGTAGTGCGTTGACGCATTGGTCTACCGAGTTGAAAGTGCCGGTGGAGCTGATCATCGCCACCATTTGCACCGAGTCGTCCGGCAATCAAAACGCAGTGCGCGAAGAACCCGGCTTTATCGACGAAGTGCGTACGCCGCATAAAATCTCGCCCGGCTTGATGCAGACTTTAATCTCCACCGCCCGCGCGGCTTTAAACAAAGATGACATCGACAAAGCCTGGCTATTAGTACCCAGCAATTCGATTCAGGCCGGCACCGCTTATATCGCCGGACAGTGGAAGCAAACCCATTTTGATCCACCCAAAGTGGCATGTGCTTACAACGCTGGCGGCATCTACCGTAACGACTCGGCGCGCAATCGCTGGAAAATGCGCCAATATCCGATCGGGAGCGCCGAACACGCCGACCGTTTTGTGAAATGGTTTAACGATTGTTTTGTGTTTTTCGAGAGTAACGGCGGCGCGCCCGAGTGTAGTTTTTTTAATGCCTTGCGCAAATAA
- the ftsH gene encoding ATP-dependent zinc metalloprotease FtsH: protein MIDQQKLTELYQTFVKWLCVFWAWLKSTWQSLSKPKPGTDQPDGSEPKRSPIWLYVLLGIFVMSLFAGGERIQGQEIPYSQFLTLVNDNKVENAVVTQRFINGTLKEEDKKIGKHFFTVPLWDESLVKNLQEHKVEYVVRSGDNWLSNLLFNWVIPLAIFAGIWMWLLPKMTGGAGRGFLNLGNKIRIQQETSKTTFDDVAGAESAKQELKETIEFLKSPEKLQKLGGRMPKGVLLVGSPGTGKTLLARAVSGEAGVPFFNISASEFIEMFVGIGAARVRDLFEQARQKAPCIIFIDELDAIGRSRGGPAMLGGNDEREQTLNQLLTEMDGFDATSGVVVMAATNRPEILDRALLRAGRFDRQIVVDKPDLIDRVAILKLHSKAMQLDKDIDLNTVAKRTPGFVGADLSNIANEAAILAARGGRDTVNMADFEAAIDRVMAGPEKKNRILGPDEKRRVAYHEAGHALVAENVPTGQPVHKISIIPRGVSALGFTLQLPVEEKYLSTENELKDQLAILLGGRVAEQLALQSVSTGAQNDLEKASEIARNMVCYLGMSKKLGPQIYGQRQQLQFLSGDVKEQRNYSEETARVVDAEIKALIEDAERRAQKILSEKRGYLDKLADLLQEKEVIQREEMVALIGGGK, encoded by the coding sequence ATGATAGACCAGCAAAAACTAACCGAGCTTTATCAGACTTTTGTTAAATGGTTATGCGTGTTTTGGGCTTGGCTCAAATCGACGTGGCAAAGCCTATCCAAACCTAAACCGGGTACCGACCAGCCCGACGGCAGTGAGCCTAAGCGTTCGCCGATATGGTTATACGTGCTGTTGGGGATTTTTGTAATGTCGCTATTCGCCGGCGGCGAACGCATCCAGGGCCAGGAAATTCCCTATAGCCAGTTCTTAACTTTGGTTAATGACAATAAAGTCGAAAATGCCGTGGTTACCCAGCGTTTCATCAACGGCACGTTAAAAGAAGAAGATAAGAAAATCGGCAAGCATTTCTTCACCGTGCCGCTATGGGACGAGTCACTGGTTAAAAATCTGCAAGAGCATAAAGTGGAATATGTGGTCAGAAGCGGTGACAACTGGTTGAGCAATTTGCTGTTTAACTGGGTGATTCCACTGGCGATTTTTGCCGGAATCTGGATGTGGCTATTGCCGAAAATGACCGGCGGAGCAGGGCGCGGCTTTTTGAACTTGGGCAATAAAATCCGTATCCAGCAGGAAACCTCTAAAACTACGTTCGACGACGTGGCCGGCGCGGAAAGCGCGAAGCAGGAATTAAAAGAAACCATTGAGTTTTTAAAATCCCCGGAAAAACTGCAAAAGCTGGGTGGGCGCATGCCGAAAGGCGTGTTGTTGGTCGGCTCGCCGGGTACCGGCAAAACCCTGTTGGCCCGCGCGGTGTCCGGTGAAGCCGGGGTGCCGTTTTTTAACATCAGCGCCTCCGAGTTTATCGAAATGTTTGTCGGTATCGGCGCGGCGCGGGTGCGGGACTTATTCGAACAGGCCCGGCAAAAAGCCCCGTGCATCATCTTTATCGACGAACTGGATGCGATTGGCCGCTCACGCGGTGGTCCGGCAATGCTGGGCGGCAATGACGAACGCGAACAAACCTTGAATCAATTGCTAACTGAGATGGACGGCTTCGACGCCACCTCCGGCGTCGTGGTGATGGCTGCCACCAACAGGCCGGAAATCCTGGATAGAGCTTTGCTGCGTGCCGGCCGCTTCGACAGGCAAATTGTGGTGGATAAACCCGACCTGATCGACCGGGTGGCTATCCTGAAATTGCACAGCAAAGCCATGCAATTGGACAAAGATATCGACTTAAACACGGTTGCTAAACGCACACCCGGTTTCGTCGGCGCCGATCTGTCCAACATCGCCAACGAAGCGGCGATATTGGCTGCGCGCGGCGGCCGCGACACCGTCAACATGGCCGATTTCGAAGCCGCCATCGATAGAGTGATGGCCGGCCCGGAAAAGAAAAACCGCATTCTCGGCCCGGATGAAAAGCGCCGAGTGGCTTATCACGAAGCCGGTCACGCGCTCGTCGCAGAAAACGTGCCCACCGGCCAGCCGGTACATAAAATTTCCATCATCCCGCGCGGTGTCTCAGCGCTGGGTTTTACGTTGCAGTTGCCGGTCGAGGAAAAATATCTTTCCACTGAAAACGAACTGAAAGACCAATTAGCCATCCTGCTCGGCGGCCGGGTGGCCGAACAATTGGCGCTGCAGAGCGTCTCCACCGGCGCCCAGAACGACCTGGAAAAGGCCAGCGAAATTGCCCGCAACATGGTTTGCTATCTGGGTATGAGCAAAAAGCTGGGGCCACAAATTTACGGCCAACGCCAGCAATTGCAATTCCTGTCCGGCGACGTCAAAGAGCAACGCAACTACAGCGAAGAAACCGCTCGCGTCGTCGATGCCGAGATCAAGGCATTAATCGAAGACGCAGAACGCCGCGCGCAAAAGATATTAAGCGAGAAACGCGGTTATTTGGATAAGTTGGCGGACTTGTTGCAAGAGAAGGAGGTGATTCAGCGCGAGGAGATGGTGGCGTTGATTGGCGGCGGAAAGTAA
- a CDS encoding alkaline phosphatase D family protein, whose translation MADLRLYPGAINTEGNTYSLRLRIDGWPSHLPCKASNHLEVTPNSNNENIIGLDPIPGALGLDSHIALITGLKPNQNYEIKPKFQANRDEEIIRIRTPPISLNHPEDELVIALSSCYFPSDQFVEYPRRMENLIKKNIPHLKIFCGDQIYADVPAAFASVTPKMLYQERYHKAFQASRLGSLLKNGANVFTCDDHEYWNGYPEAMPYLTRSWSDNKSNWAKCGQEAFWRNQGVMNMIGESPLEFERCWASYKLAGIDLFISDTRTDRTNRDANKPHTLSAPQKSALISWIYNVERVGLLVIGQPLMLTSTKFDNALEDYITEYNELLAILVENINERGVSFIILTGDIHWGRLVYWVPPKNSQAKLIEFISSPLARVGGIKSLLSTEYNVGVPEDVSLNSSEFYKFTKKLPGFMGVKAFSTNANNFGILKLRKPYTDFITAGFDLFSLAFPEPETAIDNWCISKNQNRCKIEDLPI comes from the coding sequence ATGGCAGATCTCAGGTTGTATCCAGGGGCGATTAACACTGAAGGCAATACATACTCGCTACGATTGCGAATTGATGGTTGGCCTTCCCACTTACCATGCAAAGCAAGTAATCACCTAGAAGTCACTCCAAATAGCAATAATGAAAATATAATTGGTCTTGACCCAATACCTGGTGCGTTAGGATTGGATAGCCACATCGCTCTAATCACCGGTCTTAAGCCAAATCAGAATTACGAGATAAAGCCAAAATTCCAAGCGAATAGAGATGAAGAAATTATCCGAATAAGAACCCCACCTATCTCTTTAAATCATCCGGAAGACGAGTTAGTTATCGCGCTATCATCATGCTATTTTCCTTCTGACCAATTTGTTGAATACCCCAGAAGAATGGAAAATTTAATTAAAAAAAACATCCCTCATCTGAAAATATTTTGTGGTGACCAGATATATGCGGATGTTCCAGCAGCATTCGCTTCAGTTACACCCAAAATGTTGTACCAAGAACGCTACCATAAGGCTTTTCAAGCGTCCAGACTTGGAAGCCTTCTAAAAAATGGAGCGAATGTGTTTACATGCGATGATCATGAATATTGGAACGGATATCCCGAAGCAATGCCCTATTTAACCAGGAGTTGGAGTGATAATAAATCAAATTGGGCAAAATGTGGACAAGAAGCGTTTTGGAGAAATCAAGGTGTAATGAATATGATAGGAGAGTCTCCGCTTGAATTTGAGCGTTGCTGGGCTTCCTACAAATTAGCAGGTATAGACTTATTTATTTCAGATACCCGCACTGACCGTACAAATAGAGATGCCAACAAACCTCACACATTATCTGCGCCGCAAAAGTCTGCATTAATATCATGGATTTATAATGTTGAACGAGTTGGCTTGTTGGTAATTGGTCAACCATTGATGCTAACGTCAACTAAATTTGATAATGCACTGGAAGACTATATTACAGAATATAATGAATTGCTTGCTATTCTCGTAGAAAACATTAATGAACGAGGGGTAAGCTTTATTATCCTCACAGGAGACATTCATTGGGGTCGTTTAGTTTACTGGGTCCCGCCAAAAAACAGCCAAGCCAAATTGATTGAATTTATATCATCTCCGCTTGCGAGAGTAGGTGGAATCAAAAGCTTGCTAAGCACCGAATATAATGTTGGGGTACCAGAAGATGTATCATTGAACTCTAGCGAATTCTATAAATTCACAAAGAAACTACCTGGCTTCATGGGCGTAAAAGCATTTTCTACAAACGCCAATAATTTTGGAATTTTGAAACTAAGAAAGCCTTATACAGATTTTATAACAGCTGGATTTGATTTGTTTAGCCTTGCCTTTCCCGAGCCCGAAACCGCAATTGACAATTGGTGTATATCTAAAAATCAAAATAGATGCAAAATTGAAGACCTGCCAATTTAA